Proteins from a single region of Pseudodesulfovibrio portus:
- a CDS encoding sugar transferase, translating to MYKEQVYVTTNVALVMDGIVVILAGYAAYYLRWLLGGDAEWALDGGMFISIVMSLMFVNCYVLGQLGFYASDFNPPFWAALRKVTLAVAIDFSLVTMGLFFIKEESLSRMFLGIYAALVFMGLMFVRALFYYFFRRSADAYGLRRILLVGSSDRVEAVFKAFQRQKSWGHTLVGSLAVGPLFQIEGLPCLGSAEDMAHIILENDVDEVVFTVPGNVPFDFPMYLDICKETGLTCRIVPAMFAPDDGRWGLQVDSIDNIPALSLYGTTINASGLFYKRLLDLAGGALGFVLLCIMYVPIALAIKLESPGPVLFSQVRVGQNNRKFRLHKFRSMYIDAEERKKELMDKNEMEGHMFKMKDDPRVTRVGRFLRKTSLDEFPQFINVIRGEMSLVGTRPPTVDEVSHYAKAERRRISMKPGVTGLWQVSGRSEINDFADVVRLDLEYIDGWRFIHDIRIVFKTIWVIFTKHGAS from the coding sequence ATGTATAAGGAACAGGTCTACGTCACCACCAACGTCGCGCTGGTCATGGACGGCATTGTCGTCATCCTGGCCGGCTACGCCGCGTACTATCTCCGCTGGCTTCTGGGCGGCGATGCGGAATGGGCCTTGGACGGCGGCATGTTCATCTCCATCGTCATGTCGCTCATGTTCGTCAACTGCTATGTCCTCGGCCAGTTGGGCTTCTACGCCTCGGACTTCAACCCGCCGTTCTGGGCGGCCCTGCGCAAGGTGACCCTGGCGGTCGCTATTGACTTTTCCCTGGTCACCATGGGGCTGTTTTTCATCAAGGAAGAGTCCCTTTCCCGGATGTTCCTCGGCATATACGCCGCGTTGGTCTTCATGGGGCTTATGTTCGTGCGCGCCCTGTTCTATTATTTCTTCCGGCGCAGCGCGGACGCCTATGGATTGCGGCGCATCCTGCTGGTGGGCAGCTCCGACCGTGTTGAGGCGGTTTTCAAAGCCTTTCAGCGGCAGAAGAGCTGGGGTCACACCCTGGTCGGTTCGCTGGCCGTAGGGCCGCTGTTCCAGATAGAGGGCCTTCCCTGCCTCGGGTCGGCGGAGGACATGGCTCATATCATCCTGGAAAATGATGTCGACGAGGTCGTGTTCACCGTGCCGGGCAACGTGCCCTTTGACTTTCCCATGTATCTCGACATCTGCAAGGAAACGGGTTTGACCTGCCGCATCGTGCCCGCCATGTTCGCCCCGGACGACGGTCGTTGGGGACTCCAGGTGGATTCCATCGACAATATCCCTGCCCTGAGCCTCTACGGCACCACCATCAATGCCAGCGGGCTGTTTTACAAGCGCCTCCTGGACCTGGCGGGCGGAGCTCTCGGGTTCGTGCTGCTGTGCATCATGTATGTGCCCATCGCCCTGGCCATCAAGCTGGAGTCGCCGGGGCCGGTCCTGTTTTCCCAGGTGCGCGTCGGGCAGAACAACCGCAAGTTCCGTTTGCACAAGTTCCGCTCCATGTACATCGACGCCGAGGAGCGCAAAAAGGAACTCATGGACAAGAACGAGATGGAAGGGCACATGTTCAAGATGAAGGACGACCCGCGCGTGACCAGGGTGGGACGTTTCCTGCGCAAGACTTCGCTGGACGAGTTCCCGCAGTTCATCAACGTCATCCGTGGCGAAATGAGCCTGGTCGGCACCCGGCCGCCTACCGTGGACGAGGTCAGCCACTACGCCAAGGCCGAAAGGCGGCGCATCTCGATGAAGCCGGGCGTGACCGGGCTGTGGCAGGTGTCCGGGCGCAGTGAGATCAATGATTTTGCGGACGTGGTAAGACTGGATTTGGAATATATCGACGGCTGGCGTTTCATTCATGATATCCGGATTGTTTTCAAGACCATTTGGGTGATATTCACGAAACACGGTGCATCCTAG
- a CDS encoding ExeA family protein — protein MFRTFYGLTEKPFDIIPNPGILYRSEKHNQALTYLRYGFSENIGFILFTGEIGTGKTTLIKYLLTELTDDVEVAVVFNTNVNAEELLRLILIELEVEGVGQDKSKNLDLLNQHLIEVYSQGRRCLLIIDEAQNLSSESLEEVRLLSNLQTDTQPLLQIILAGQPELRDIIQGPGLEQLAQRVAISYHLVSLSREEMGEYVRYRLEKAGAKDGNLFDEDALDLLHEYTGGIPRSVNVMCNAALVYGYADSMETISRDVIKLIIDDNIGIDPHRAGTPATISPAGAAAAEGLSEEHLRRIAQLESQVAKLVAQVNWQSGQVDGSLAKGNDKLVKSLTELLEKERVRSERYFGRCIALFHKNRMLKQQLDELSGRETMDSIDEHEEKERKKGFLHSLFGAFTF, from the coding sequence ATGTTTCGCACATTTTACGGGTTGACGGAGAAGCCGTTCGACATCATCCCCAATCCGGGCATTCTGTACCGAAGCGAGAAGCACAACCAGGCCCTGACCTATCTGCGCTACGGGTTTTCCGAGAATATCGGCTTCATCCTTTTCACGGGCGAGATCGGCACAGGCAAGACCACGCTGATCAAGTACCTGCTGACTGAATTGACCGACGACGTCGAAGTGGCGGTGGTCTTCAACACCAACGTCAACGCCGAGGAACTGCTCCGGCTCATCCTGATCGAGCTGGAGGTGGAAGGGGTCGGCCAGGACAAGTCCAAGAATCTCGATCTGCTCAATCAGCATCTCATTGAAGTCTACAGCCAGGGGCGGCGTTGTCTGCTGATCATCGACGAGGCCCAGAACCTGTCTTCCGAGTCCCTGGAAGAGGTGCGGCTTTTGTCCAACCTCCAGACCGACACGCAGCCGCTGCTCCAGATCATCCTGGCGGGCCAGCCGGAACTGCGGGATATCATTCAGGGGCCCGGCCTGGAACAGCTGGCCCAGCGCGTGGCCATCAGCTACCACCTGGTGTCGCTTTCCCGGGAGGAGATGGGCGAATACGTCCGATACCGTCTTGAAAAAGCCGGCGCCAAGGACGGCAACCTGTTCGATGAAGATGCCCTGGACCTGCTGCACGAATACACCGGGGGCATACCCCGGTCGGTCAATGTCATGTGCAACGCCGCCCTGGTATACGGGTACGCGGATTCCATGGAGACCATCTCCAGGGACGTCATCAAGCTGATCATCGATGACAACATCGGCATCGACCCGCACCGGGCCGGGACTCCGGCAACGATATCGCCCGCTGGTGCGGCTGCTGCAGAGGGGTTGAGCGAGGAGCACCTCAGGCGGATCGCCCAGCTCGAGTCCCAGGTGGCCAAGCTCGTCGCCCAGGTCAACTGGCAGTCGGGCCAGGTGGACGGTTCCCTGGCCAAGGGAAACGACAAGTTGGTCAAGTCCCTGACCGAACTGCTGGAAAAGGAACGCGTCAGGTCCGAGCGGTATTTCGGGCGGTGCATCGCCCTTTTTCACAAGAACCGGATGCTGAAGCAGCAACTCGACGAGTTGTCGGGCCGGGAAACAATGGACTCCATCGACGAGCATGAGGAGAAGGAGCGCAAGAAGGGCTTTCTTCATTCTCTGTTCGGCGCTTTCACGTTTTGA
- a CDS encoding AAA family ATPase, whose amino-acid sequence MSKIAKALKRAQEERVDGAGQQAASTPPAGETQLVGEEAQKPEYRRTQVQETTDLHMERNRLLTDGSAQHTRDAFNVLRAKLLQNTRKERFNTIMVTSPRRQEGKTIVATNLAMAIARDARQTALLVDINLRWPGVAQTLGVCRDQQAGIEDYLIGQMELPELMVNPGIEKLVVLPACQATTESADLISSPRMHKMVRECKNRYPDRYVIFDCPHVLDMPDALVFSTYVDGVILVVEEGKTSQADIRASIDMLGDANIIGVVLNKHVTQ is encoded by the coding sequence ATGAGCAAGATCGCGAAGGCATTGAAGAGGGCCCAGGAAGAACGGGTCGACGGAGCCGGGCAGCAGGCCGCATCGACGCCGCCGGCCGGGGAAACCCAGTTGGTCGGGGAAGAGGCGCAGAAGCCGGAGTACCGGCGCACCCAGGTGCAGGAGACCACGGACCTGCACATGGAGCGCAACCGGTTGTTGACCGACGGCAGCGCCCAGCACACCCGGGACGCGTTCAACGTCCTCCGGGCAAAGTTGCTGCAGAACACCCGCAAGGAACGGTTCAATACCATTATGGTCACCAGCCCGCGACGGCAGGAAGGCAAGACCATCGTGGCCACCAACCTGGCCATGGCCATAGCCCGTGACGCGCGCCAAACCGCGCTTTTGGTGGACATCAACCTGCGCTGGCCCGGCGTGGCCCAGACCCTGGGCGTGTGCCGCGATCAGCAGGCCGGGATCGAGGACTACCTCATCGGCCAGATGGAACTCCCGGAGCTGATGGTCAACCCCGGTATCGAAAAGCTGGTGGTGCTGCCCGCCTGTCAGGCCACCACCGAATCGGCCGACCTGATCAGCTCCCCGCGCATGCACAAGATGGTCCGGGAGTGCAAGAACCGATACCCCGACCGCTACGTGATATTCGACTGCCCCCACGTGCTGGACATGCCCGACGCGCTGGTCTTCTCCACCTACGTGGACGGCGTCATCCTGGTGGTGGAAGAGGGCAAGACGTCCCAGGCGGACATCAGGGCCTCCATCGACATGCTCGGCGATGCGAACATCATCGGTGTGGTCCTGAATAAACACGTGACCCAGTAG
- a CDS encoding GNVR domain-containing protein, with amino-acid sequence MESNTNEIAIYINAFKRRKWLFVLPAAAIFLLASLIILSLPSIYVSSATVLVEGQEVPQELIQTTVTGYLEERLQSISQMAFSRKNLTAIIDKFGLYAEYKETLTGEEILEMMRENIQVENIQAEVVSSSGRASTATVAFTISFEGKYPKQVLQTTNALVSLFLEENLRAREEKALTTYDFLNKQLDQLRDEVQTVEGRIAEFKEQHYRSLPELTQLNLQALERTQKDIDARQEMIKTLTDRRVYLEGQLATVDENMYSYNAEGRRILSPEEELKSLRSQYLSLKTTRSEKHPDMIKIKGQIELLETELSSRNRSQDIDAELASWKRELESLEKRYTDKHPDVINARSKVAELEKERVEATRNPSVLTSGVDLDQENPAYINLKTQIQATTLDIRNERNMLAELRRKYDEYVSYIEQSPQVEQEYLRLQRDYQNSSAKYQETQQKVLAARQARELEKENVAEKLSLVEPPILPETPAKPKRALLMVVAFILSLGLGVGVLSIAEFMDNSLHDSLTLAAVTAAPVLGVIPYVQTSEEIAAKRKHKMVAVLGSMGVIVASVLVVHLFVMPIDIVFYKIMDKLQRLL; translated from the coding sequence ATGGAATCGAACACCAACGAGATTGCGATCTATATCAACGCCTTCAAGCGGAGGAAATGGTTGTTCGTCCTTCCTGCGGCGGCCATCTTTCTGCTCGCGTCTCTGATCATTCTCTCCCTTCCGTCAATTTACGTGTCTTCCGCAACCGTCCTGGTCGAAGGCCAGGAGGTCCCCCAGGAGTTGATCCAGACAACGGTGACCGGTTATCTGGAAGAGCGTCTCCAGTCCATCAGCCAGATGGCCTTCAGCCGCAAGAACCTGACCGCCATTATTGATAAGTTCGGTCTTTATGCCGAATACAAGGAGACCCTCACCGGCGAGGAGATTCTTGAAATGATGCGGGAAAACATCCAAGTCGAGAATATACAGGCTGAAGTGGTGAGCAGTTCGGGGCGGGCCAGCACGGCCACAGTGGCCTTCACCATTTCCTTTGAAGGCAAGTATCCCAAACAGGTCTTGCAAACCACCAACGCCCTGGTCTCGCTGTTTTTGGAGGAAAACCTCCGTGCGCGAGAGGAAAAAGCGCTCACGACCTACGACTTTCTCAACAAGCAGCTCGATCAGTTGCGCGATGAGGTGCAGACCGTCGAGGGCCGAATTGCCGAGTTCAAGGAACAGCACTACCGTTCCCTCCCCGAGTTGACCCAGCTCAATCTCCAGGCCCTGGAGCGGACGCAGAAGGACATCGACGCCCGCCAGGAAATGATCAAGACCCTCACGGACCGCAGGGTCTATCTCGAAGGGCAGCTGGCCACGGTGGACGAGAACATGTACTCCTATAACGCCGAGGGACGACGTATCCTTTCACCCGAGGAGGAACTGAAATCCCTGCGCAGCCAATACCTCTCCCTCAAGACCACGCGTTCGGAAAAACATCCGGACATGATCAAAATCAAGGGCCAGATCGAATTGCTGGAGACGGAACTCTCCTCTCGAAACAGGAGCCAGGACATTGATGCGGAGCTGGCGTCCTGGAAACGGGAACTCGAAAGCCTGGAAAAGCGCTATACGGACAAGCACCCCGACGTCATCAATGCGCGCAGCAAGGTCGCGGAATTGGAAAAGGAACGGGTCGAGGCCACCAGGAATCCGAGCGTCCTGACCTCCGGGGTGGACCTGGACCAGGAAAACCCGGCCTACATTAATCTCAAGACTCAGATTCAGGCCACCACTCTGGATATCCGCAACGAGAGGAACATGCTGGCGGAGCTGCGCCGGAAATACGACGAATACGTGAGCTACATAGAGCAGAGCCCCCAGGTGGAGCAGGAATATCTGCGGTTGCAGCGGGATTACCAGAATTCCAGCGCCAAGTATCAGGAGACCCAGCAGAAGGTTCTGGCCGCCCGCCAGGCCCGTGAGCTGGAAAAGGAAAACGTGGCCGAAAAACTGTCCCTGGTGGAGCCTCCCATCCTGCCGGAAACCCCGGCCAAGCCCAAGCGGGCGCTGCTGATGGTCGTGGCCTTCATTTTATCTCTCGGCCTTGGCGTGGGGGTGCTTTCCATCGCGGAATTCATGGATAATTCCCTGCATGACAGCTTGACCCTGGCCGCCGTAACGGCAGCGCCGGTGCTCGGCGTCATCCCCTATGTCCAGACAAGCGAGGAAATCGCGGCCAAGCGGAAGCACAAGATGGTGGCCGTCCTGGGTTCCATGGGCGTCATTGTTGCGTCGGTACTGGTCGTGCACCTTTTCGTCATGCCGATTGATATTGTTTTTTATAAGATAATGGATAAGTTGCAGAGACTGCTGTAG
- a CDS encoding outer membrane beta-barrel protein: MQFLYSRSTTIWSLLALLFVVCVAPGPARAEKGVVTPSISAKTTYNDNVHFKKKTDFEWLLVPAVKVDYGQEDWTLSTGARANVYRYSDLNQYDRENYNFWLDGEKDITETLQINFRSSFSYDHTFEDELTESGNVTSQALRRRYSLSPGVSWGMTEKDNLTLTLPYSQTVYTGSSNADSVSKGGTLGWSHVMNNERVSLLGQFSLTNYYFDRTDGYTDQDVYNLMGGMHYKPSELFDITAYFGLGHARSDVTFRTLQDTTGANTYFSFDLAGTYHREKWEFTLGADRQASPSTDGEVTVRTRMKLSGKYSFTERLSSAVETAYFQTESGGLISESKKRTYYVHPWIGYKWTENASIRLEFRHTNNKNLLTDKEQKQNQTALRFEYRYPWFF; encoded by the coding sequence ATGCAGTTCCTTTATTCGCGTTCAACCACGATCTGGAGCCTCCTTGCGCTCCTCTTCGTGGTCTGTGTCGCGCCCGGCCCGGCCCGTGCGGAAAAAGGCGTGGTTACTCCCTCCATCAGTGCCAAGACGACCTACAACGACAATGTCCATTTCAAAAAGAAAACCGACTTCGAATGGCTTTTGGTCCCGGCGGTAAAAGTGGATTACGGCCAGGAGGACTGGACCCTGTCCACCGGTGCCAGGGCCAATGTTTATCGCTATTCGGACCTCAACCAGTATGACCGGGAGAACTACAATTTCTGGTTGGACGGGGAGAAGGACATTACCGAGACCCTCCAGATCAACTTCAGAAGTTCTTTTTCCTACGACCACACCTTTGAAGATGAGCTGACCGAGTCGGGCAACGTCACGTCCCAGGCCCTGCGCCGCAGGTATTCCCTGTCTCCCGGCGTCTCGTGGGGAATGACGGAAAAAGACAACCTGACCCTGACCCTTCCCTACAGTCAGACGGTGTACACGGGCAGCAGCAACGCGGACAGCGTGTCCAAGGGCGGGACGTTGGGCTGGTCCCATGTCATGAACAACGAGCGGGTGAGCCTTCTGGGGCAGTTTTCCCTGACCAACTACTATTTCGACCGGACCGATGGGTACACGGATCAGGATGTCTACAACCTGATGGGCGGCATGCACTACAAGCCGTCAGAACTGTTCGATATCACCGCCTATTTTGGCCTCGGCCATGCCCGTTCGGACGTCACGTTCAGGACTTTGCAGGACACCACCGGAGCGAACACGTACTTCAGTTTCGACCTTGCAGGCACCTACCACCGGGAAAAGTGGGAATTCACCCTGGGGGCCGACCGTCAGGCTTCCCCGTCCACGGACGGCGAGGTGACGGTGCGAACCAGGATGAAGCTGTCGGGGAAGTATTCCTTTACCGAACGGCTCTCCTCCGCTGTCGAGACCGCCTATTTTCAGACCGAATCCGGGGGCCTGATTTCCGAGAGCAAGAAACGGACGTATTACGTTCACCCCTGGATCGGATACAAGTGGACCGAAAACGCTTCCATCCGCCTCGAGTTCCGGCATACCAACAACAAGAATCTCCTAACAGACAAAGAGCAGAAGCAGAATCAGACGGCCCTTCGTTTTGAATACCGTTATCCCTGGTTCTTCTAA
- a CDS encoding polysaccharide biosynthesis/export family protein produces MKALKNFRISMAVAACVVCLSLAWSAQAGSMDSFTLGAGDVLEVSVWGDESLTRPNVIVRPDGKISFPLIGDMQAAGKTVEQLRKEFETRIGEYVSDAPVTIMLQQLGSAQVYIVGKVNRPGVYLMSGQITVLQALALAGGMTPYAESDDILVVRIGSDGKQKYLPFNYVKAVAGDGLDENVPLKPGDTVLVP; encoded by the coding sequence ATGAAGGCTTTGAAGAATTTTCGTATTTCGATGGCCGTTGCGGCCTGTGTGGTCTGTCTGTCTTTGGCCTGGTCTGCACAGGCGGGCTCCATGGACTCGTTCACCCTTGGGGCCGGGGACGTCCTGGAGGTTTCGGTCTGGGGCGATGAGAGCCTGACCCGGCCCAATGTGATCGTCCGGCCCGACGGCAAGATCTCGTTCCCCTTGATCGGGGATATGCAGGCGGCGGGTAAGACCGTGGAACAGTTGCGAAAAGAATTTGAAACGCGTATAGGAGAATACGTCTCCGATGCGCCGGTGACGATCATGCTGCAACAGCTCGGGAGCGCCCAGGTCTATATTGTCGGCAAGGTCAACCGGCCCGGCGTGTATCTGATGAGCGGTCAGATAACGGTACTCCAGGCCCTGGCCCTGGCAGGCGGCATGACTCCCTATGCGGAGAGTGACGACATCCTGGTGGTTCGCATCGGCAGTGACGGGAAGCAGAAATATCTTCCCTTCAACTATGTCAAGGCCGTTGCCGGAGACGGGTTGGACGAGAACGTCCCGCTCAAGCCGGGCGATACGGTTCTGGTCCCCTAA
- a CDS encoding PilZ domain-containing protein — MDNQKEYLVSGELAESLEIMAAKVDSTPEALLASIVSQYLGRHVVPEGAEERRAFRRVDISIPAMLYLEEDGKASVRYQPANIRDVSPGGMRVVCSGRKLCGRLASEYASGLEFEVIFSFSEDMKPVRFRCKSVRMEVVNKDLHIGARIIGSDAEGKAMYDRVVDSDLC; from the coding sequence GTGGACAACCAGAAGGAATATCTTGTCTCCGGAGAACTCGCCGAAAGCCTGGAGATAATGGCGGCGAAAGTGGACTCCACGCCGGAAGCCCTGCTGGCGAGTATCGTTTCCCAATATCTCGGTCGGCATGTGGTCCCGGAGGGCGCGGAGGAGCGGCGGGCGTTCAGGCGCGTGGACATCTCCATCCCGGCCATGCTGTACCTGGAAGAGGACGGCAAGGCCTCGGTGCGGTATCAGCCTGCCAATATCCGTGACGTGTCGCCGGGCGGCATGCGGGTGGTCTGCTCCGGGCGCAAGCTGTGCGGACGGTTGGCGTCGGAGTATGCCTCGGGTCTCGAGTTCGAGGTTATCTTTTCCTTTTCAGAAGACATGAAGCCGGTCCGGTTCCGGTGCAAGTCGGTCCGGATGGAGGTTGTGAACAAGGACCTGCACATCGGCGCAAGGATCATCGGATCCGATGCCGAAGGCAAGGCCATGTACGACAGGGTCGTGGACAGCGACCTGTGTTGA
- a CDS encoding sigma-54-dependent transcriptional regulator has translation MARILLIDDGEDFRLLFENMINRLGLKCVCAPTLNEGMAELQQLPYDIVFLDVDLGTHNGLHHLPEIQSTPGNPDVIVVSASRDSQHAESAIQMGAWDYLVKPFRFVDFEQCLTRCVKHRDARNRFISESTFHRGPIIGSSPKLLRAIQWVGIVARTKNNVLLLGETGTGKELFARAVHDNSDRRKKPFTVVDCTNLPNTLAQSILFGHEKGTFTDAKESREGLFKQADGGTIFLDEIADLAAPTQRSLLRVLQEHSFRPLSSKQEVSSDFRLVAATNRDLSRMVQEGTFRKDLYFRLKSCLINLPPLRERPEDVEPLAHHYIKKICEEQGAPCKRLSQDCLEALKQYNWPGNVRELINTMNYAISNSYDAKTLTSYHLPREVRICMVKSTVEKANETPVHQQHQVTVMPKPETEIEILPTFKEVRNMVVTQMEAEYLIELIKQTDGDLKKACKVADLSRARLYELLQKHEIDYKQPARM, from the coding sequence ATGGCAAGAATACTGCTCATCGATGACGGCGAGGATTTTCGCCTCCTTTTCGAGAACATGATCAATCGTCTCGGGCTCAAGTGCGTCTGCGCTCCGACCCTGAACGAAGGCATGGCCGAATTGCAGCAGCTCCCCTACGACATCGTCTTTCTCGACGTCGACCTCGGGACGCACAACGGGTTGCACCATCTGCCCGAGATCCAATCCACTCCGGGAAATCCGGACGTCATCGTGGTTTCGGCCTCCCGCGACAGCCAGCACGCCGAGTCCGCCATCCAGATGGGGGCCTGGGACTACCTGGTCAAGCCGTTTCGTTTCGTGGACTTCGAGCAGTGCCTGACCCGGTGCGTCAAGCACAGGGACGCCCGAAACCGCTTCATATCCGAATCAACATTTCATCGCGGCCCCATTATCGGGTCCAGCCCGAAGCTGCTGCGCGCCATCCAGTGGGTGGGCATCGTGGCCCGCACCAAGAACAATGTCCTGCTCCTGGGCGAGACCGGCACCGGCAAGGAATTGTTCGCCCGGGCCGTGCACGACAACAGCGACCGGCGCAAGAAGCCCTTCACCGTGGTGGACTGCACCAACCTGCCCAACACCCTGGCCCAATCCATTCTCTTCGGCCACGAAAAGGGCACCTTCACCGACGCCAAGGAAAGCCGCGAGGGGCTGTTCAAGCAAGCGGACGGGGGCACCATCTTTCTCGACGAAATCGCGGACCTCGCCGCCCCCACCCAGCGTTCCCTGCTCCGCGTCCTGCAGGAACACTCCTTCAGGCCGCTCAGTTCGAAGCAGGAAGTCTCCAGCGACTTCAGGCTGGTGGCGGCCACCAACCGGGACCTGTCCCGCATGGTGCAGGAAGGCACGTTTCGAAAGGACCTCTATTTCCGACTCAAGTCCTGCCTGATCAACCTGCCGCCCCTGCGTGAGCGGCCCGAAGACGTGGAGCCCCTGGCACACCATTACATCAAAAAGATCTGCGAGGAGCAGGGCGCTCCCTGCAAGCGGCTTTCCCAGGACTGCCTGGAAGCGCTCAAGCAGTACAACTGGCCGGGCAACGTCCGGGAGTTGATCAACACGATGAACTACGCCATCTCCAATTCCTATGACGCCAAGACCCTGACCTCCTACCACCTGCCGCGCGAAGTGCGCATCTGCATGGTCAAGTCCACGGTGGAAAAGGCCAACGAAACCCCGGTCCACCAGCAACATCAAGTGACGGTCATGCCCAAGCCCGAGACCGAGATCGAGATTCTGCCGACATTCAAGGAAGTCCGAAACATGGTGGTCACCCAGATGGAGGCCGAGTACCTGATCGAACTCATCAAGCAGACCGACGGCGACCTCAAGAAGGCTTGCAAGGTGGCGGACCTGTCGAGGGCGCGGCTCTACGAACTCCTGCAGAAGCACGAAATCGACTACAAGCAACCGGCAAGGATGTAA
- a CDS encoding PilZ domain-containing protein, which yields MSKSVTICFDTLESVRESLEHEATVRDVEVGVIINRAIEQFLSGQQLVNRREHGRVGVDMSAVARPIDGEVGTAILPGRILDLSEGGLKLQCHSEFEDIEEVVKVGGQVEIIFTVPDKEYPVCFTCEVRHIYRKDASELGCEFVDGNNDNFDSLKTILAAGVN from the coding sequence TTGTCTAAGTCAGTAACCATTTGTTTCGACACCCTGGAGTCGGTTCGGGAGTCCCTCGAACACGAGGCCACGGTACGCGATGTCGAAGTCGGTGTGATCATCAATCGCGCCATCGAACAGTTCCTCAGCGGGCAGCAGCTCGTCAACAGGAGAGAACACGGCCGCGTCGGCGTGGATATGTCGGCAGTGGCCCGGCCCATCGATGGCGAGGTCGGTACCGCAATCCTGCCCGGACGGATTCTCGATCTTTCCGAGGGCGGCCTCAAGCTCCAGTGCCACAGTGAATTCGAAGACATCGAAGAAGTGGTCAAGGTGGGAGGCCAGGTGGAAATCATCTTCACCGTGCCCGACAAGGAGTACCCGGTCTGTTTTACTTGCGAGGTGCGCCACATCTACCGCAAGGACGCTTCCGAGTTGGGATGCGAGTTCGTGGACGGGAACAACGACAATTTCGATTCGCTCAAGACCATTCTCGCCGCCGGCGTGAACTAG
- a CDS encoding VanZ family protein produces the protein MNNRTQQRCIHFSRTLWLICLTFVSVGSVLPGTGHFQPIIGSDKLLHLISYAGLALLQPLFLKEERRLLRWALLLVLWGILLEGVQGLVPNRTPSFWDFIANTTGVMLGTWAGRRIRRRLYRTTPS, from the coding sequence ATGAATAATCGTACCCAACAACGTTGTATCCATTTTTCCCGGACACTGTGGCTAATTTGTCTGACTTTTGTGTCCGTGGGGTCTGTTTTGCCCGGAACAGGCCATTTTCAGCCGATTATTGGCAGTGACAAGCTGTTACACCTGATTTCTTACGCCGGGTTGGCTCTGCTCCAACCTCTATTCCTCAAAGAAGAACGACGCCTTCTTCGTTGGGCGCTTCTCCTGGTGCTCTGGGGGATACTCCTGGAAGGAGTCCAGGGGCTGGTGCCCAATCGAACCCCCTCGTTCTGGGACTTCATCGCCAACACCACGGGCGTCATGCTGGGGACCTGGGCCGGAAGGCGGATCAGACGGCGGCTGTACCGCACCACCCCATCCTGA
- a CDS encoding VPLPA-CTERM sorting domain-containing protein, with the protein MRAYRLMILTASAVLLMSVSAFALPFPSTLDNFTSKDTSEYLSLNSIVPGTEGASPMNDVPGGLWDVSFAYEEAGHNNLWTAPTGEQLSNEGAWGATVSGVQLAGSSFYDVDDQELFSMADNNAVWIFTILNDFTVNGTTFLAGNLLIAFNDAWNGDSDYDDMILQASRAATPIPGAVWLLGTGLAGLIGLRRSRQ; encoded by the coding sequence ATGAGAGCCTACAGATTGATGATCCTGACCGCGTCTGCGGTCCTGTTGATGAGCGTGTCCGCTTTTGCCTTACCGTTCCCGAGCACGCTGGACAACTTCACCAGCAAGGACACCAGTGAATATCTTTCCCTGAACAGCATCGTGCCCGGCACCGAGGGCGCTTCCCCCATGAACGACGTGCCCGGCGGCCTGTGGGACGTTTCTTTCGCCTACGAAGAGGCCGGACACAACAACTTGTGGACCGCCCCCACCGGCGAGCAGCTCTCCAACGAGGGTGCGTGGGGGGCCACTGTTTCAGGTGTGCAGCTTGCCGGTTCTTCCTTTTACGATGTCGATGATCAGGAACTGTTTTCCATGGCCGACAACAATGCGGTCTGGATCTTCACAATTCTGAACGACTTCACGGTCAACGGCACGACGTTCCTGGCGGGCAATCTGCTTATCGCCTTCAACGACGCCTGGAACGGCGACAGCGACTACGACGACATGATTCTCCAGGCCAGCAGGGCCGCTACCCCGATCCCGGGTGCGGTCTGGCTGCTCGGCACCGGACTGGCAGGCCTGATCGGTCTGCGCCGCAGCCGGCAGTAA